A DNA window from Malus domestica chromosome 12, GDT2T_hap1 contains the following coding sequences:
- the LOC103423645 gene encoding uncharacterized protein isoform X1: protein MVLKRHFRDDEGSEDVEFPVPESKRRPNFRDVVRDVMRDATLNERESERFRRIVREEVERGILPFLMSSPSVSRPPLESGSASGGCGLQLRFINKLPSTIFTGSKVEAENGTPLQIELVDASTGAIVRSGPLSSLKIELLVVNGEFGSDDQEDWTEQEFNNYIVRARDGRRPLVTGETHVTLREGVGFVGDVVFTDNSSWTRSRKFRLAARVVAKSPSEVRIREARSEPFVVKDHRGECKGRIKCTRLPLYAGSRRVYKKHYPPHLNDEIWRLEMIAKDGAFHKSLCENGISTVEDFLQLYMRDASLLRNAFGVISNKIWETIIKHAMACKLDDHKRYAYHRAEHDVSLMFNSVHRLVGAIINGQFCSLDELDAHQKMLVETLKQHAYRNVRDLVPIDVSTIFGLSRPLPCPQAEQFKNQLAIRGRDPTLNERESERFFRRIMREEVERGILPFLMSSPSVSRPPLESGSASGGCGLQLRFINKLPSTIFTGSKVEAENGTPLQIELVDASTGAIVRSGPLSSLKIELLVVNGEFGSDDQDDWTEREFSTYIVRARDGNMPSVTGEIHVTLREGVGFVGDVVFTDNSGWIRSQTFRLAARVVAKSSSEVRIREARSEPFVVGEFYKKHYLHLNDEIWCLQKIAKDGAFHKRLCENGISTVEDFLQLYMRDASLLRNAFGVISNKLWETIIEHAMTCKLDDHRFYAFHGAEGDVSLIFNSIHRLVAAIINGQFCFLHELHVHQMMLVETVKQHAYQNVKDLIPVDASTIFGLSRPLPCPQTEQFTSPNPDLQQIQFQFTHQDELPIQLGFNHGSASTSSAYQAAGSSNQLMVSLAQSQPMQLRSNSFSVGDSNSVIYSGESSSPPFGGFQAPILPTGHLGTENLFQVEASTLSPANPIWGQAGDFYFTSGSEAEARRKAKACWCKLRAAVKWMSVRRHMTARPSTYLNFL, encoded by the exons ATGGTGCTCAAGAGGCATTTTCGTGACGACGAGGGAAGCGAGGACGTCGAGTTTCCGGTTCCAGAATCCAAAAGGAGGCCTAATTTTAGGGA TGTTGTTAGGGATGTGATGAGAGACGCCACGCTGAATGAACGCGAGTCGGAACGCTTTCGGAGAATT GTGCGAGAGGAGGTGGAGCGCGGTATTCTTCCCTTCCTCATGTCATCTCCAAG TGTATCCAGGCCGCCGCTGGAAAGTGGGAGTGCTTCTGGAGGATGTGGCTTGCAGTTGCGTTTTATCAACAAGCTGCCAAGTACCATATTCACAGGCAGTAAGGTGGAAGCAGAGAATGGCACGCCTCTTCAAATTGAACTAGTCGATGCCAGTACCGGTGCTATAGTCCGTTCCGGTCCCCTATCTTCGCTAAAGATTGAACTTCTTGTCGTGAATGGTGAGTTCGGGTCTGATGATCAAGAGGATTGGACCGAACAAGAATTCAACAACTACATTGTTCGCGCAAGGGATGGCAGGAGGCCATTAGTGACGGGCGAGACACATGTTACACTAAGAGAGGGAGTTGGTTTTGTTGGTGATGTTGTGTTTACTGACAACTCAAGCTGGACAAGAAGCCGAAAGTTCAGACTAGCAGCTCGAGTTGTGGCCAAATCTCCGAGTGAAGTACGAATTAGAGAAGCTAGAAGTGAACCGTTTGTGGTTAAAGATCACCGTGGAGAATGTAAAGGTCGTATCAAGTGCACAagactcccgctttacgcagggtctaggagag TGTATAAGAAGCACTACCCTCCACACCTAAACGATGAAATATGGCGCCTGGAAATGATAGCAAAAGACGGAGCCTTCCATAAGAGTCTGTGCGAGAATGGAATCAGCACAGTGGAGGACTTCCTGCAGTTGTACATGAGAGATGCATCCTTGCTACGAAAT GCTTTCGGTGTGATCTCGAACAAGATATGGGAAACAATCATAAAGCATGCTATGGCCTGTAAGTTGGATGACCATAAGCGCTATGCCTATCATCGAGCTGAGCACGATGTAAGTCTCATGTTCAATTCCGTTCACAGGCTTGTAGGGGCAATAATCAATGGCCAGTTCTGTTCTCTGGATGAACTCGACGCGCATCAGAAG ATGCTGGTGGAAACTCTGAAACAGCATGCTTATCGAAATGTAAGAGATTTGGTCCCCATCGATGTTTCGACTATATTTGGCCTTTCGAGGCCCTTGCCATGTCCCCAAGCTGAACAATTCAAAAATCAATTAGCAATAAGAGGGAGAGACCCCACGCTGAATGAACGCGAGTCGGAACGCTTCTTTCGGAGAATT ATGCGAGAGGAGGTGGAGCGCGGTATTCTTCCCTTCCTCATGTCATCTCCAAG CGTATCCAGGCCGCCGCTGGAAAGTGGGAGTGCTTCTGGAGGATGTGGCTTGCAGTTGCGTTTTATCAACAAGCTGCCAAGTACCATATTCACAGGCAGTAAGGTGGAAGCAGAGAATGGCACGCCTCTTCAAATTGAACTTGTCGATGCCAGTACTGGTGCTATAGTCCGTTCCGGTCCCCTATCTTCGCTAAAGATTGAACTTCTTGTCGTGAATGGTGAGTTCGGGTCTGATGATCAAGATGATTGGACCGAACGAGAATTCAGCACCTACATTGTTCGCGCAAGGGATGGCAACATGCCATCAGTGACGGGTGAGATACATGTTACACTAAGAGAGGGAGTTGGTTTTGTCGGTGATGTTGTGTTTACTGACAACTCGGGCTGGATAAGAAGCCAAACGTTCAGACTAGCAGCTCGAGTTGTGGCCAAATCTTCGAGTGAAGTACGAATTAGAGAAGCTAGAAGTGAACCGTTTGTGGTTGGAGAAT TTTATAAGAAGCACTATCTACACCTAAACGATGAAATATGGTGCCTGCAAAAGATAGCAAAAGACGGAGCCTTCCATAAGAGACTCTGCGAGAATGGAATCAGCACAGTCGAGGACTTCCTGCAGTTGTACATGAGAGATGCATCCTTGCTACGAAAT GCTTTCGGTGTGATCTCGAACAAGTTATGGGAAACAATCATAGAGCATGCTATGACCTGTAAGTTGGATGACCATAGGTTCTATGCCTTCCATGGAGCTGAGGGGGATGTAAGTCTCATTTTCAATTCCATCCACAGGCTTGTAGCGGCAATAATCAATGGCCAGTTCTGTTTTCTGCATGAACTCCACGTGCATCAGATG ATGCTGGTGGAAACTGTGAAGCAGCATGCTTATCAAAATGTAAAAGATTTGATCCCTGTCGATGCTTCGACTATATTTGGCCTTTCGAGGCCCTTGCCATGTCCACAAACTGAGCAATTCACCAGTCCAAACCCTGATCTGcaacaaattcaatttcagTTCACACATCAAG ATGAACTCCCAATACAACTAGGTTTCAACCACGGATCAGCTTCAACCTCATCTGCCTACCAAGCAGCAGGAAGCAGCAATCAGTTAATGGTTTCTCTAGCACAAAGCCAACCAATGCAACTCCGAAGCAACAGCTTTTCGGTGGGGGACTCTAACTCCGTCATCTACAGTGGAGAAAGCAGTTCGCCGCCTTTCGGTGGTTTCCAAGCGCCAATTCTCCCAACCGGTCATTTAGGGACAGAAAACCTTTTCCAGGTCGAAGCATCAACTTTGTCTCCTGCAAACCCAATATGGGGACAAGCAGGCGACTTCTACTTCACTTCAGGTAGCGAAGCAGAAGCTAGACGGAAAGCCAAGGCATGCTGGTGCAAGCTTCGTGCCGCCGTTAAGTGGATGTCGGTTAGGAGGCATATGACTGCAAGGCCTTCTACGTATCTGAACTTTTTATAA
- the LOC114820051 gene encoding calmodulin-binding protein 60 B-like has protein sequence MVPKRHFRDDEGSEDFKFPVPESKRRPTFRNVVRDVMRDATLNEREWERFFRGIVREEVERGILPFLMSSPSVSRPPLESGSTSGGCGLQLRFINKLLSTIFTGSKVGAENGAPLQIELVDASTGTIVRSGPLSSLKIELLVVNGEFGSDDQEDWTEREFNNYIVRARDGRRPLVTGEIQVTLREGVGLVGDVVFTDNSSWIRSRTFRLAARVVAKSSSEVRIREARSEPFVVKDHRGELYKKHYPPHLTDEIWRLEKIAKDGAFHKRLCENGISTVEDFLRLYMRDASSLRNAFGGISNKIWETILEHAMTCKLDDHKYYAFHRAEEGVSLIFNSIHRLLGAIINGQFCSLDELDVHQKMLVETLKQHAYQDVRDLVPVDASTIFGLSRPLPCPQPEQVTSPNPDLQQIQFQFTHQDELPIQLGFNHGSASTSSAYQSEGSSNQLMVSLAQSQPMQFRSNSFSVEDFNSVIYNGESSWPPLGGFQAPILPTGHLGTENLFQVQASTWSPANPIWEQAGGFYFTSGSEAEAAHFPLPAFVHNAGTRQKPKACWCKLRAAIKWWVSVRRHGIARRMARSPMYLNY, from the exons ATGGTCCCCAAAAGGCATTTTCGCGACGACGAGGGAAGCGAGGACTTCAAGTTTCCGGTTCCAGAATCCAAAAGGAGGCCTACTTTTAGGAA TGTTGTTAGGGATGTGATGAGAGACGCCACGCTGAATGAACGCGAGTGGGAACGCTTCTTTCGGGGAATT GTGCGAGAGGAGGTGGAGCGCGGTATTCTTCCCTTCCTCATGTCATCTCCAAG CGTATCCAGGCCGCCGCTGGAAAGTGGGAGTACTTCTGGAGGATGTGGCTTGCAGTTGCGTTTTATCAACAAGCTGCTAAGTACCATATTCACAGGCAGTAAGGTGGGAGCAGAGAACGGTGCGCCTCTTCAAATTGAACTAGTCGATGCCAGTACTGGTACTATAGTCCGTTCCGGTCCCCTATCTTCGCTAAAGATTGAACTTCTTGTCGTGAATGGTGAGTTCGGGTCTGATGATCAAGAGGATTGGACCGAACGAGAATTCAACAACTACATTGTTCGTGCAAGGGATGGCAGGAGGCCATTGGTGACGGGTGAGATACAAGTTACACTAAGAGAGGGAGTTGGTCTTGTTGGTGATGTTGTGTTTACTGACAACTCGAGCTGGATAAGAAGCCGAACGTTCAGACTAGCAGCTCGAGTTGTGGCCAAATCTTCGAGTGAAGTACGAATTAGAGAAGCTAGAAGTGAACCGTTTGTGGTTAAAGATCACCGTGGAGAAT TGTATAAGAAGCACTACCCTCCACACCTAACCGACGAAATATGGCGCCTGGAAAAGATAGCGAAAGACGGAGCCTTCCATAAGAGACTCTGCGAGAATGGAATCAGCACAGTGGAGGACTTCCTGCGGTTGTACATGAGAGATGCATCCTCGCTACGAAAT GCTTTCGGTGGGATCTCAAACAAGATATGGGAAACAATCCTAGAGCATGCTATGACCTGTAAGTTGGATGACCATAAGTATTATGCCTTCCATAGAGCTGAGGAGGGTGTAAGTCTCATTTTCAATTCCATCCACAGGCTTTTAGGGGCAATAATCAATGGCCAGTTCTGTTCTCTGGATGAACTCGACGTGCATCAGAAG ATGCTGGTGGAAACTCTGAAGCAGCATGCTTATCAAGATGTAAGAGATTTGGTCCCTGTCGATGCTTCGACTATATTTGGCCTTTCGAGGCCCTTGCCATGTCCACAACCTGAGCAAGTCACCAGTCCAAACCCTGATCTGcaacaaattcaatttcagTTCACACATCAAG ATGAACTCCCTATACAACTAGGTTTCAACCATGGATCAGCTTCAACCTCATCTGCCTACCAATCAGAAGGCAGCAGCAATCAGTTAATGGTTTCTCTAGCACAAAGCCAACCAATGCAATTCCGAAGCAACAGCTTTTCGGTGGAGGACTTTAACTCCGTCATCTACAATGGAGAAAGCAGTTGGCCGCCTCTCGGTGGTTTCCAAGCGCCAATTCTCCCAACCGGTCATTTAGGGACAGAAAACCTTTTCCAGGTCCAAGCATCAACTTGGTCTCCTGCAAACCCAATATGGGAACAAGCAGGCGGCTTCTACTTCACCTCAGGTAGCGAAGCAGAAGCCGCACATTTCCCTCTTCCTGCTTTTGTACATAACGCAGGGACTAGACAGAAACCCAAGGCATGCTGGTGCAAGCTTCGTGCCGCCATTAAATGGTGGGTTTCGGTTAGGAGGCATGGGATTGCTAGAAGAATGGCAAGGTCTCCTATGTATCTGAACTACTAG
- the LOC103423645 gene encoding uncharacterized protein isoform X3 — translation MVLKRHFRDDEGSEDVEFPVPESKRRPNFREDVMRDATLNERESERFRRIVREEVERGILPFLMSSPSVSRPPLESGSASGGCGLQLRFINKLPSTIFTGSKVEAENGTPLQIELVDASTGAIVRSGPLSSLKIELLVVNGEFGSDDQEDWTEQEFNNYIVRARDGRRPLVTGETHVTLREGVGFVGDVVFTDNSSWTRSRKFRLAARVVAKSPSEVRIREARSEPFVVKDHRGELYKKHYPPHLNDEIWRLEMIAKDGAFHKSLCENGISTVEDFLQLYMRDASLLRNAFGVISNKIWETIIKHAMACKLDDHKRYAYHRAEHDVSLMFNSVHRLVGAIINGQFCSLDELDAHQKMLVETLKQHAYRNVRDLVPIDVSTIFGLSRPLPCPQAEQFKNQLAIRGRDPTLNERESERFFRRIMREEVERGILPFLMSSPSVSRPPLESGSASGGCGLQLRFINKLPSTIFTGSKVEAENGTPLQIELVDASTGAIVRSGPLSSLKIELLVVNGEFGSDDQDDWTEREFSTYIVRARDGNMPSVTGEIHVTLREGVGFVGDVVFTDNSGWIRSQTFRLAARVVAKSSSEVRIREARSEPFVVGEFYKKHYLHLNDEIWCLQKIAKDGAFHKRLCENGISTVEDFLQLYMRDASLLRNAFGVISNKLWETIIEHAMTCKLDDHRFYAFHGAEGDVSLIFNSIHRLVAAIINGQFCFLHELHVHQMMLVETVKQHAYQNVKDLIPVDASTIFGLSRPLPCPQTEQFTSPNPDLQQIQFQFTHQDELPIQLGFNHGSASTSSAYQAAGSSNQLMVSLAQSQPMQLRSNSFSVGDSNSVIYSGESSSPPFGGFQAPILPTGHLGTENLFQVEASTLSPANPIWGQAGDFYFTSGSEAEARRKAKACWCKLRAAVKWMSVRRHMTARPSTYLNFL, via the exons ATGGTGCTCAAGAGGCATTTTCGTGACGACGAGGGAAGCGAGGACGTCGAGTTTCCGGTTCCAGAATCCAAAAGGAGGCCTAATTTTAGGGA GGATGTGATGAGAGACGCCACGCTGAATGAACGCGAGTCGGAACGCTTTCGGAGAATT GTGCGAGAGGAGGTGGAGCGCGGTATTCTTCCCTTCCTCATGTCATCTCCAAG TGTATCCAGGCCGCCGCTGGAAAGTGGGAGTGCTTCTGGAGGATGTGGCTTGCAGTTGCGTTTTATCAACAAGCTGCCAAGTACCATATTCACAGGCAGTAAGGTGGAAGCAGAGAATGGCACGCCTCTTCAAATTGAACTAGTCGATGCCAGTACCGGTGCTATAGTCCGTTCCGGTCCCCTATCTTCGCTAAAGATTGAACTTCTTGTCGTGAATGGTGAGTTCGGGTCTGATGATCAAGAGGATTGGACCGAACAAGAATTCAACAACTACATTGTTCGCGCAAGGGATGGCAGGAGGCCATTAGTGACGGGCGAGACACATGTTACACTAAGAGAGGGAGTTGGTTTTGTTGGTGATGTTGTGTTTACTGACAACTCAAGCTGGACAAGAAGCCGAAAGTTCAGACTAGCAGCTCGAGTTGTGGCCAAATCTCCGAGTGAAGTACGAATTAGAGAAGCTAGAAGTGAACCGTTTGTGGTTAAAGATCACCGTGGAGAAT TGTATAAGAAGCACTACCCTCCACACCTAAACGATGAAATATGGCGCCTGGAAATGATAGCAAAAGACGGAGCCTTCCATAAGAGTCTGTGCGAGAATGGAATCAGCACAGTGGAGGACTTCCTGCAGTTGTACATGAGAGATGCATCCTTGCTACGAAAT GCTTTCGGTGTGATCTCGAACAAGATATGGGAAACAATCATAAAGCATGCTATGGCCTGTAAGTTGGATGACCATAAGCGCTATGCCTATCATCGAGCTGAGCACGATGTAAGTCTCATGTTCAATTCCGTTCACAGGCTTGTAGGGGCAATAATCAATGGCCAGTTCTGTTCTCTGGATGAACTCGACGCGCATCAGAAG ATGCTGGTGGAAACTCTGAAACAGCATGCTTATCGAAATGTAAGAGATTTGGTCCCCATCGATGTTTCGACTATATTTGGCCTTTCGAGGCCCTTGCCATGTCCCCAAGCTGAACAATTCAAAAATCAATTAGCAATAAGAGGGAGAGACCCCACGCTGAATGAACGCGAGTCGGAACGCTTCTTTCGGAGAATT ATGCGAGAGGAGGTGGAGCGCGGTATTCTTCCCTTCCTCATGTCATCTCCAAG CGTATCCAGGCCGCCGCTGGAAAGTGGGAGTGCTTCTGGAGGATGTGGCTTGCAGTTGCGTTTTATCAACAAGCTGCCAAGTACCATATTCACAGGCAGTAAGGTGGAAGCAGAGAATGGCACGCCTCTTCAAATTGAACTTGTCGATGCCAGTACTGGTGCTATAGTCCGTTCCGGTCCCCTATCTTCGCTAAAGATTGAACTTCTTGTCGTGAATGGTGAGTTCGGGTCTGATGATCAAGATGATTGGACCGAACGAGAATTCAGCACCTACATTGTTCGCGCAAGGGATGGCAACATGCCATCAGTGACGGGTGAGATACATGTTACACTAAGAGAGGGAGTTGGTTTTGTCGGTGATGTTGTGTTTACTGACAACTCGGGCTGGATAAGAAGCCAAACGTTCAGACTAGCAGCTCGAGTTGTGGCCAAATCTTCGAGTGAAGTACGAATTAGAGAAGCTAGAAGTGAACCGTTTGTGGTTGGAGAAT TTTATAAGAAGCACTATCTACACCTAAACGATGAAATATGGTGCCTGCAAAAGATAGCAAAAGACGGAGCCTTCCATAAGAGACTCTGCGAGAATGGAATCAGCACAGTCGAGGACTTCCTGCAGTTGTACATGAGAGATGCATCCTTGCTACGAAAT GCTTTCGGTGTGATCTCGAACAAGTTATGGGAAACAATCATAGAGCATGCTATGACCTGTAAGTTGGATGACCATAGGTTCTATGCCTTCCATGGAGCTGAGGGGGATGTAAGTCTCATTTTCAATTCCATCCACAGGCTTGTAGCGGCAATAATCAATGGCCAGTTCTGTTTTCTGCATGAACTCCACGTGCATCAGATG ATGCTGGTGGAAACTGTGAAGCAGCATGCTTATCAAAATGTAAAAGATTTGATCCCTGTCGATGCTTCGACTATATTTGGCCTTTCGAGGCCCTTGCCATGTCCACAAACTGAGCAATTCACCAGTCCAAACCCTGATCTGcaacaaattcaatttcagTTCACACATCAAG ATGAACTCCCAATACAACTAGGTTTCAACCACGGATCAGCTTCAACCTCATCTGCCTACCAAGCAGCAGGAAGCAGCAATCAGTTAATGGTTTCTCTAGCACAAAGCCAACCAATGCAACTCCGAAGCAACAGCTTTTCGGTGGGGGACTCTAACTCCGTCATCTACAGTGGAGAAAGCAGTTCGCCGCCTTTCGGTGGTTTCCAAGCGCCAATTCTCCCAACCGGTCATTTAGGGACAGAAAACCTTTTCCAGGTCGAAGCATCAACTTTGTCTCCTGCAAACCCAATATGGGGACAAGCAGGCGACTTCTACTTCACTTCAGGTAGCGAAGCAGAAGCTAGACGGAAAGCCAAGGCATGCTGGTGCAAGCTTCGTGCCGCCGTTAAGTGGATGTCGGTTAGGAGGCATATGACTGCAAGGCCTTCTACGTATCTGAACTTTTTATAA
- the LOC103423645 gene encoding uncharacterized protein isoform X2: MVLKRHFRDDEGSEDVEFPVPESKRRPNFRDVVRDVMRDATLNERESERFRRIVREEVERGILPFLMSSPSVSRPPLESGSASGGCGLQLRFINKLPSTIFTGSKVEAENGTPLQIELVDASTGAIVRSGPLSSLKIELLVVNGEFGSDDQEDWTEQEFNNYIVRARDGRRPLVTGETHVTLREGVGFVGDVVFTDNSSWTRSRKFRLAARVVAKSPSEVRIREARSEPFVVKDHRGELYKKHYPPHLNDEIWRLEMIAKDGAFHKSLCENGISTVEDFLQLYMRDASLLRNAFGVISNKIWETIIKHAMACKLDDHKRYAYHRAEHDVSLMFNSVHRLVGAIINGQFCSLDELDAHQKMLVETLKQHAYRNVRDLVPIDVSTIFGLSRPLPCPQAEQFKNQLAIRGRDPTLNERESERFFRRIMREEVERGILPFLMSSPSVSRPPLESGSASGGCGLQLRFINKLPSTIFTGSKVEAENGTPLQIELVDASTGAIVRSGPLSSLKIELLVVNGEFGSDDQDDWTEREFSTYIVRARDGNMPSVTGEIHVTLREGVGFVGDVVFTDNSGWIRSQTFRLAARVVAKSSSEVRIREARSEPFVVGEFYKKHYLHLNDEIWCLQKIAKDGAFHKRLCENGISTVEDFLQLYMRDASLLRNAFGVISNKLWETIIEHAMTCKLDDHRFYAFHGAEGDVSLIFNSIHRLVAAIINGQFCFLHELHVHQMMLVETVKQHAYQNVKDLIPVDASTIFGLSRPLPCPQTEQFTSPNPDLQQIQFQFTHQDELPIQLGFNHGSASTSSAYQAAGSSNQLMVSLAQSQPMQLRSNSFSVGDSNSVIYSGESSSPPFGGFQAPILPTGHLGTENLFQVEASTLSPANPIWGQAGDFYFTSGSEAEARRKAKACWCKLRAAVKWMSVRRHMTARPSTYLNFL; encoded by the exons ATGGTGCTCAAGAGGCATTTTCGTGACGACGAGGGAAGCGAGGACGTCGAGTTTCCGGTTCCAGAATCCAAAAGGAGGCCTAATTTTAGGGA TGTTGTTAGGGATGTGATGAGAGACGCCACGCTGAATGAACGCGAGTCGGAACGCTTTCGGAGAATT GTGCGAGAGGAGGTGGAGCGCGGTATTCTTCCCTTCCTCATGTCATCTCCAAG TGTATCCAGGCCGCCGCTGGAAAGTGGGAGTGCTTCTGGAGGATGTGGCTTGCAGTTGCGTTTTATCAACAAGCTGCCAAGTACCATATTCACAGGCAGTAAGGTGGAAGCAGAGAATGGCACGCCTCTTCAAATTGAACTAGTCGATGCCAGTACCGGTGCTATAGTCCGTTCCGGTCCCCTATCTTCGCTAAAGATTGAACTTCTTGTCGTGAATGGTGAGTTCGGGTCTGATGATCAAGAGGATTGGACCGAACAAGAATTCAACAACTACATTGTTCGCGCAAGGGATGGCAGGAGGCCATTAGTGACGGGCGAGACACATGTTACACTAAGAGAGGGAGTTGGTTTTGTTGGTGATGTTGTGTTTACTGACAACTCAAGCTGGACAAGAAGCCGAAAGTTCAGACTAGCAGCTCGAGTTGTGGCCAAATCTCCGAGTGAAGTACGAATTAGAGAAGCTAGAAGTGAACCGTTTGTGGTTAAAGATCACCGTGGAGAAT TGTATAAGAAGCACTACCCTCCACACCTAAACGATGAAATATGGCGCCTGGAAATGATAGCAAAAGACGGAGCCTTCCATAAGAGTCTGTGCGAGAATGGAATCAGCACAGTGGAGGACTTCCTGCAGTTGTACATGAGAGATGCATCCTTGCTACGAAAT GCTTTCGGTGTGATCTCGAACAAGATATGGGAAACAATCATAAAGCATGCTATGGCCTGTAAGTTGGATGACCATAAGCGCTATGCCTATCATCGAGCTGAGCACGATGTAAGTCTCATGTTCAATTCCGTTCACAGGCTTGTAGGGGCAATAATCAATGGCCAGTTCTGTTCTCTGGATGAACTCGACGCGCATCAGAAG ATGCTGGTGGAAACTCTGAAACAGCATGCTTATCGAAATGTAAGAGATTTGGTCCCCATCGATGTTTCGACTATATTTGGCCTTTCGAGGCCCTTGCCATGTCCCCAAGCTGAACAATTCAAAAATCAATTAGCAATAAGAGGGAGAGACCCCACGCTGAATGAACGCGAGTCGGAACGCTTCTTTCGGAGAATT ATGCGAGAGGAGGTGGAGCGCGGTATTCTTCCCTTCCTCATGTCATCTCCAAG CGTATCCAGGCCGCCGCTGGAAAGTGGGAGTGCTTCTGGAGGATGTGGCTTGCAGTTGCGTTTTATCAACAAGCTGCCAAGTACCATATTCACAGGCAGTAAGGTGGAAGCAGAGAATGGCACGCCTCTTCAAATTGAACTTGTCGATGCCAGTACTGGTGCTATAGTCCGTTCCGGTCCCCTATCTTCGCTAAAGATTGAACTTCTTGTCGTGAATGGTGAGTTCGGGTCTGATGATCAAGATGATTGGACCGAACGAGAATTCAGCACCTACATTGTTCGCGCAAGGGATGGCAACATGCCATCAGTGACGGGTGAGATACATGTTACACTAAGAGAGGGAGTTGGTTTTGTCGGTGATGTTGTGTTTACTGACAACTCGGGCTGGATAAGAAGCCAAACGTTCAGACTAGCAGCTCGAGTTGTGGCCAAATCTTCGAGTGAAGTACGAATTAGAGAAGCTAGAAGTGAACCGTTTGTGGTTGGAGAAT TTTATAAGAAGCACTATCTACACCTAAACGATGAAATATGGTGCCTGCAAAAGATAGCAAAAGACGGAGCCTTCCATAAGAGACTCTGCGAGAATGGAATCAGCACAGTCGAGGACTTCCTGCAGTTGTACATGAGAGATGCATCCTTGCTACGAAAT GCTTTCGGTGTGATCTCGAACAAGTTATGGGAAACAATCATAGAGCATGCTATGACCTGTAAGTTGGATGACCATAGGTTCTATGCCTTCCATGGAGCTGAGGGGGATGTAAGTCTCATTTTCAATTCCATCCACAGGCTTGTAGCGGCAATAATCAATGGCCAGTTCTGTTTTCTGCATGAACTCCACGTGCATCAGATG ATGCTGGTGGAAACTGTGAAGCAGCATGCTTATCAAAATGTAAAAGATTTGATCCCTGTCGATGCTTCGACTATATTTGGCCTTTCGAGGCCCTTGCCATGTCCACAAACTGAGCAATTCACCAGTCCAAACCCTGATCTGcaacaaattcaatttcagTTCACACATCAAG ATGAACTCCCAATACAACTAGGTTTCAACCACGGATCAGCTTCAACCTCATCTGCCTACCAAGCAGCAGGAAGCAGCAATCAGTTAATGGTTTCTCTAGCACAAAGCCAACCAATGCAACTCCGAAGCAACAGCTTTTCGGTGGGGGACTCTAACTCCGTCATCTACAGTGGAGAAAGCAGTTCGCCGCCTTTCGGTGGTTTCCAAGCGCCAATTCTCCCAACCGGTCATTTAGGGACAGAAAACCTTTTCCAGGTCGAAGCATCAACTTTGTCTCCTGCAAACCCAATATGGGGACAAGCAGGCGACTTCTACTTCACTTCAGGTAGCGAAGCAGAAGCTAGACGGAAAGCCAAGGCATGCTGGTGCAAGCTTCGTGCCGCCGTTAAGTGGATGTCGGTTAGGAGGCATATGACTGCAAGGCCTTCTACGTATCTGAACTTTTTATAA